Proteins from one Thermovirga sp. genomic window:
- a CDS encoding cytidylate kinase has protein sequence METQHPCGNNIITLDGPAGSGKSTIAKLVAERLGYEFLDTGALYRGVTYFLFTRSIGPSEAGRIAEVLEECTVSFEEGKVFVDGKDVSKRIRSPEIDRFVSAYSALPVVR, from the coding sequence ATGGAAACTCAACATCCTTGCGGAAACAATATCATAACTCTGGACGGACCGGCTGGTTCCGGCAAGAGCACTATCGCTAAGCTGGTGGCTGAAAGGTTGGGTTACGAATTCCTCGACACCGGAGCCTTGTATCGGGGAGTGACCTATTTTCTCTTCACCCGGTCCATCGGGCCTTCCGAGGCGGGAAGGATAGCCGAAGTTCTGGAGGAATGCACTGTGTCCTTCGAGGAGGGGAAGGTTTTCGTTGACGGCAAGGATGTTTCTAAGAGAATCCGCTCTCCCGAGATAGACAGGTTCGTATCGGCCTACTCGGCGCTCCCCGTCGTGAGAAA